A genomic window from Betta splendens chromosome 17, fBetSpl5.4, whole genome shotgun sequence includes:
- the bpnt2 gene encoding inositol monophosphatase 3 has translation MAPMGIRLSPLGVAVFCLLGVGVFYHLYAGVLSSRLAAFRQRRTVDLRDLLAVSLEAAQLGGIEVKRVRGDNKLEEKSKGKTREGANELLTMGDLQSHRKMFNLIKNTFPDITVNSEELDKVVDRSVAWSRTIPLEIQNMIKENRDVPAESVTVWIDPLDATQEYTENLVKYVTTMVCVAVDGKPVIGVIHQPFSRITAWGFVGEGSNARPRSSYNINTPKVVVSRSHSGKVKSYVRDAFGNSTTIIEAGGAGYKVLSLLDVPTSEAGSIDQADIYLHITFIKKWDICAGAALLNAVEGHMTTLKGEDIDYSEIPLNKGGLVASVGVDHKAILQRLPSWDPEEH, from the exons ATGGCTCCGATGGGCATCCGGCTGTCCCCGCTCGGTGTGGCGGTGTTCTGCCTCCTTGGAGTCGGCGTTTTCTACCACCTGTACGCCGGGGTCCTCTCCAGCCGCCTGGCGGCGTTCAG acagaggagaaCTGTGGATCTGAGGGACCTGCTGGCCGTGTCACTGGAAGCTGCACAACTGGGCGGCATAGAG GTAAAGAGAGTGCGTGGCGATAACAAGCTGGAAGAAAAGTCCAAGGGCAAGACGAGGGAGGGAGCCAACGAGCTGCTGACTATGGGCGACCTGCAGTCCCACAGAAAGATGTTTAATCTGATAAAGAACACCTTCCCTGACATCACG GTGAACAGTGAGGAACTTGACAAAGTGGTGGATCGATCAGTGGCCTGGAGCCGAACGATTCCACTTGAAATACAAAACATGATTAAGGAAAACAGGGACGTTCCTGCTGAGAGCGTCACCGTGTGGATCGATCCTCTGGATGCTACGCAGGAATATACAG AGAACCTTGTGAAGTATGTGACCACAATGGTATGTGTGGCCGTAGATGGTAAACCAGTCATCGGGGTCATACACCAGCCATTTTCTAGGATCACCG CCTGGGGTTTTGTGGGTGAGGGGTCAAACGCTCGTCCCAGATCGTCCTACAATATCAACACTCCAAAGGTGGTTGTATCACGTTCCCACTCCGGAAAAGTTAAAAGTTATGTTCGTGATGCTTTTGGAAACAGCACAACAATCATagaagcaggtggagctg gATATAAGGTTCTGTCTCTCCTGGATGTTCCCACAAGTGAAGCAGGTTCTATAGACCAGGCCGACATTTACCTTCACATCACCTTCATTAAGAAATGGGACATCTGTGCTGGGGCAGCGCTGCTTAACGCAGTGG AAGGCCACATGACAACTCTAAAGGGAGAGGACATTGACTACAGTGAAATACCACTCAACAAAGGAGGACTAGTGGCCAGCGTGGGTGTGGATCATAAGGCCATTCTGCAGCGGCTACCATCCTGGGACCCGGAGGAGCATTAA